One region of Zingiber officinale cultivar Zhangliang chromosome 7B, Zo_v1.1, whole genome shotgun sequence genomic DNA includes:
- the LOC122006581 gene encoding autophagy-related protein 18g-like isoform X2, translating to MMRRGKGRNGLLPRSLRIISSCLKNVSSNAGAVASSVCSATASMAASMASAPSGDEKEQVLWAGFDKLETGSSSFKHVLLLGYSNGFQVLNVEDASHVSELVSKRDGGPVTFLQMQPLPVKSGTIEGFRALHPLLLVVAGDETNGSGVVQGGRLSTLIRENSDNHQSGSCASTSTVVRFYSLKSHSYVHVLRFRSAVYLVRCSSRIVAVALAAQIFCFDAVTLENKFSVLTYPSQAVAAGIGIGCGPMAVGPRWLAYACNNPLVPVTNRLSPQSHTPSPGVSPSFSPCRGNLVARYTMESGKTLAAGILNLGDKGCKTLSRYYQELLPDGSSSPLPTHSGQPDFAGMVVIKDLVSKEAISQFRAHTSPISVLCFDPSGTLLVTASIHGHNLNIFRIMPTRAKNDSNLGSYDWTSSHCHLYKLSRGLTAAVIQDISFSHFSQWISVVSSRNTCHIYLLSPFGGDVTLRAQETPGEGPIAVPSLTLPWWTPSCCLLHHQSIAPPPPITCSVVGRIKKGNSSWLSIVDNVATSAAGKVPPSSGAIAAVFHNSQCCETLKVPSKEDSLENLLIYSPSGFVIQHELLPSSLFKKCDGSLKAAPASLLQMQDEELCINAESVLWWDVCRRQNWTEKEEDISRVIFNNLPNSENFMDSSEDNGTYSMPRTNTASGTELERSRSARQYISNAEVQTTTGKIPKWQTSTISFCAVSPSRIHKDLARDITGGEIEIEKLAFDEVKIRQKDLLPVLDHSQSHRNVRDGDIYKTSSSGTFQANNELNYNTIKGSRTAQMLSDLHEALPHQPVGLYAVKSNLNESADVPFSVSGLHSGHLGSLPVMDDSLTNGALQKTSNLPRNSGLVDDCTSTFSESIKDPKTCRTDIGWEQDKLRNSHDSVPFPQYLNKGYCQVSKLDDCSMPTEAVTDANSKNSHYESESEDTEEDMDNDDMMGGMFFSED from the exons GTTCTATGGGCTGGATTTGATAAGCTAGAAACCGGGTCTTCTTCCTTCAAGCATGTTCTCTTACTAGGTTATTCAAATGGATTTCAAGTTCTTAATGTTGAAGATGCCTCTCATGTCTCTGAGCTGGTTTCCAAGCGTGATGGCGGCCCTGTCACATTTTTACAGATGCAGCCCTTGCCTGTTAAGTCTGGAACCATTGAAGGATTCAGAGCATTACATCCGTTGTTGTTGGTTGTTGCTGGTGATGAAACTAATGGCTCCGGTGTGGTACAAGGTGGCCGTCTGAGTACATTGATCAGAGAGAACAGTGATAACCATCAATCAGGAAGTTGTGCCTCCACTTCTACAGTTGTTCGATTTTATTCACTAAAGTCTCACAGTTATGTCCATGTTCTGAGATTTCGTTCAGCTGTTTATCTTGTTCGATGCAGCTCTCGAATAGTTGCTGTGGCACTGGCAGCACAA ATATTCTGCTTTGATGCTGTTACTCTAGAGAACAAGTTCAGTGTTCTGACATATCCATCACAAGCCGTAGCAGCTGGTATTGGTATTGGCTGCGGTCCAATGGCTGTTGGTCCTAGGTGGTTAGCTTATGCTTGCAATAACCCTCTTGTACCAGTTACCAATCGTCTTAGCCCACAAAGTCATACTCCTTCTCCAGGTGTAAGCCCATCATTCTCCCCATGCAGAGGAAATTTAGTTGCTCGCTACACAATGGAATCTGGCAAAACATTGGCTGCTGGAATCCTCAATCTTGGAGACAAGGGTTGCAAAACTCTATCAAGATATTATCAAGAGCTACTTCCTGATGGTTCTAGTTCTCCATTGCCAACACATTCCGGTCAACCTGATTTTGCAGGAATG GTTGTTATTAAAGATCTTGTATCAAAGGAGGCCATCTCACAATTTAGAGCTCATACCAGTCCGATATCTGTCCTATGTTTTGACCCTAGTGGTACCCTTCTGGTTACAGCTTCAATACATGGGCACAATTTAAACATTTTTAGGATTATGCCCACCCGTGCAAAAAATGATTCTAACCTAGGAAGTTATGATTGGACATCATCACATTGTCATCTTTACAAGCTATCTCGTGGACTAACAGCAGCT GTCATACAGGATATATCCTTTAGTCATTTTAGTCAGTGGATATCAGTCGTGTCATCAAGGAACACTTGTCACATATATTTGTTATCACCGTTTGGTGGTGATGTTACTCTCCGAGCACAAGAAACTCCTGGTGAAGGACCCATTGCTGTTCCTAGTCTCACGTTACCATGGTGGACGCCTTCATGTTGTCTATTACATCACCAGTCAATAGCACCACCACCTCCAATTACATGTTCAGTAGTTGGTAGGATAAAAAAAGGAAATTCAAGTTGGCTAAGCATTGTTGACAATGTTGCTACATCTGCAGCTGGAAAGGTACCTCCATCATCTGGTGCTATTGCTGCTGTGTTCCATAACTCACAATGCTGTGAAACCCTAAAGGTGCCTTCTAAAGAAGACTCATTGGAAAACCTTCTTATATACTCTCCTTCTGGTTTTGTGATACAACATGAACTACTTCCATCATCACTTTTCAAGAAATGTGATGGCAGCTTGAAAGCTGCACCTGCTTCTTTACTCCAAATGCAAGATGAAGAGTTATGCATAAATGCTGAGTCGGTCCTGTGGTGGGACGTATGCAGGAGACAAAATTGGACTGAAAAAGAGGAAGATATTTCTAGAGTCATCTTTAATAATCTTCCAAATAGTGAGAATTTCATGGATTCTTCTGAAGATAATGGAACATATTCTATGCCAAGGACCAATACTGCATCTGGAACAGAGTTGGAGAGAAGCAGAAGTGCTCGACAATACATTTCAAATGCGGAAGTACAGACTACAACAGGGAAGATTCCTAAATGGCAGACATCAACG ATTTCTTTCTGTGCAGTGAGTCCATCAAGGATTCATAAAGATCTTGCTAGAGATATAACTGGTGGAgagattgaaattgaaaaattagcCTTTGATGAGGTCAAAATAAGGCAAAAGGACTTGCTTCCAGTTCTTGATCATTCTCAATCACACAGGAATGTTAG GGATGGAGATATCTATAAGACTTCATCGTCAGGAACTTTTCAAGCTAACAATGAACTCAATTATAATACAATCAAAG GGTCAAGAACTGCACAAATGTTATCTGATCTTCATGAAGCACTGCCTCATCAACCTGTAGGATTGTACGCAGTGAAGTCAAATCTTAATGAATCTGCTGATGTTCCATTTTCAGTGTCAGGACTTCATTCAGGACACCTTGGTAGTCTCCCTGTCATGGATGACTCTCTTACTAATGGTGCATTACAAAAGACAAGTAACTTGCCACGAAATAGTGGACTTGTAGATGATTGTACATCTACCTTCAGTGAGAGTATTAAGGATCCGAAGACATGCCGTACTGACATTGGATGGGAACAAGATAAACTACGCAACTCACATGATTCGGTACCTTTTCCCCAATATCTCAACAAGGGTTATTGTCAAGTATCCAAGCTGGATGACTGCAGTATGCCAACTGAAGCTGTTACAGATGCAAACAGCAAAAACAGCCACTACGAAAGTGAAAGCGAAGACACTGAGGAAGATATGGATAATGATGACATGATGGGAGGCATGTTCTTCAGTGAAG ATTGA
- the LOC122006581 gene encoding autophagy-related protein 18g-like isoform X1 gives MMRRGKGRNGLLPRSLRIISSCLKNVSSNAGAVASSVCSATASMAASMASAPSGDEKEQVLWAGFDKLETGSSSFKHVLLLGYSNGFQVLNVEDASHVSELVSKRDGGPVTFLQMQPLPVKSGTIEGFRALHPLLLVVAGDETNGSGVVQGGRLSTLIRENSDNHQSGSCASTSTVVRFYSLKSHSYVHVLRFRSAVYLVRCSSRIVAVALAAQIFCFDAVTLENKFSVLTYPSQAVAAGIGIGCGPMAVGPRWLAYACNNPLVPVTNRLSPQSHTPSPGVSPSFSPCRGNLVARYTMESGKTLAAGILNLGDKGCKTLSRYYQELLPDGSSSPLPTHSGQPDFAGMVVIKDLVSKEAISQFRAHTSPISVLCFDPSGTLLVTASIHGHNLNIFRIMPTRAKNDSNLGSYDWTSSHCHLYKLSRGLTAAVIQDISFSHFSQWISVVSSRNTCHIYLLSPFGGDVTLRAQETPGEGPIAVPSLTLPWWTPSCCLLHHQSIAPPPPITCSVVGRIKKGNSSWLSIVDNVATSAAGKVPPSSGAIAAVFHNSQCCETLKVPSKEDSLENLLIYSPSGFVIQHELLPSSLFKKCDGSLKAAPASLLQMQDEELCINAESVLWWDVCRRQNWTEKEEDISRVIFNNLPNSENFMDSSEDNGTYSMPRTNTASGTELERSRSARQYISNAEVQTTTGKIPKWQTSTISFCAVSPSRIHKDLARDITGGEIEIEKLAFDEVKIRQKDLLPVLDHSQSHRNVRDGDIYKTSSSGTFQANNELNYNTIKGSRTAQMLSDLHEALPHQPVGLYAVKSNLNESADVPFSVSGLHSGHLGSLPVMDDSLTNGALQKTSNLPRNSGLVDDCTSTFSESIKDPKTCRTDIGWEQDKLRNSHDSVPFPQYLNKGYCQVSKLDDCSMPTEAVTDANSKNSHYESESEDTEEDMDNDDMMGGMFFSEGI, from the exons GTTCTATGGGCTGGATTTGATAAGCTAGAAACCGGGTCTTCTTCCTTCAAGCATGTTCTCTTACTAGGTTATTCAAATGGATTTCAAGTTCTTAATGTTGAAGATGCCTCTCATGTCTCTGAGCTGGTTTCCAAGCGTGATGGCGGCCCTGTCACATTTTTACAGATGCAGCCCTTGCCTGTTAAGTCTGGAACCATTGAAGGATTCAGAGCATTACATCCGTTGTTGTTGGTTGTTGCTGGTGATGAAACTAATGGCTCCGGTGTGGTACAAGGTGGCCGTCTGAGTACATTGATCAGAGAGAACAGTGATAACCATCAATCAGGAAGTTGTGCCTCCACTTCTACAGTTGTTCGATTTTATTCACTAAAGTCTCACAGTTATGTCCATGTTCTGAGATTTCGTTCAGCTGTTTATCTTGTTCGATGCAGCTCTCGAATAGTTGCTGTGGCACTGGCAGCACAA ATATTCTGCTTTGATGCTGTTACTCTAGAGAACAAGTTCAGTGTTCTGACATATCCATCACAAGCCGTAGCAGCTGGTATTGGTATTGGCTGCGGTCCAATGGCTGTTGGTCCTAGGTGGTTAGCTTATGCTTGCAATAACCCTCTTGTACCAGTTACCAATCGTCTTAGCCCACAAAGTCATACTCCTTCTCCAGGTGTAAGCCCATCATTCTCCCCATGCAGAGGAAATTTAGTTGCTCGCTACACAATGGAATCTGGCAAAACATTGGCTGCTGGAATCCTCAATCTTGGAGACAAGGGTTGCAAAACTCTATCAAGATATTATCAAGAGCTACTTCCTGATGGTTCTAGTTCTCCATTGCCAACACATTCCGGTCAACCTGATTTTGCAGGAATG GTTGTTATTAAAGATCTTGTATCAAAGGAGGCCATCTCACAATTTAGAGCTCATACCAGTCCGATATCTGTCCTATGTTTTGACCCTAGTGGTACCCTTCTGGTTACAGCTTCAATACATGGGCACAATTTAAACATTTTTAGGATTATGCCCACCCGTGCAAAAAATGATTCTAACCTAGGAAGTTATGATTGGACATCATCACATTGTCATCTTTACAAGCTATCTCGTGGACTAACAGCAGCT GTCATACAGGATATATCCTTTAGTCATTTTAGTCAGTGGATATCAGTCGTGTCATCAAGGAACACTTGTCACATATATTTGTTATCACCGTTTGGTGGTGATGTTACTCTCCGAGCACAAGAAACTCCTGGTGAAGGACCCATTGCTGTTCCTAGTCTCACGTTACCATGGTGGACGCCTTCATGTTGTCTATTACATCACCAGTCAATAGCACCACCACCTCCAATTACATGTTCAGTAGTTGGTAGGATAAAAAAAGGAAATTCAAGTTGGCTAAGCATTGTTGACAATGTTGCTACATCTGCAGCTGGAAAGGTACCTCCATCATCTGGTGCTATTGCTGCTGTGTTCCATAACTCACAATGCTGTGAAACCCTAAAGGTGCCTTCTAAAGAAGACTCATTGGAAAACCTTCTTATATACTCTCCTTCTGGTTTTGTGATACAACATGAACTACTTCCATCATCACTTTTCAAGAAATGTGATGGCAGCTTGAAAGCTGCACCTGCTTCTTTACTCCAAATGCAAGATGAAGAGTTATGCATAAATGCTGAGTCGGTCCTGTGGTGGGACGTATGCAGGAGACAAAATTGGACTGAAAAAGAGGAAGATATTTCTAGAGTCATCTTTAATAATCTTCCAAATAGTGAGAATTTCATGGATTCTTCTGAAGATAATGGAACATATTCTATGCCAAGGACCAATACTGCATCTGGAACAGAGTTGGAGAGAAGCAGAAGTGCTCGACAATACATTTCAAATGCGGAAGTACAGACTACAACAGGGAAGATTCCTAAATGGCAGACATCAACG ATTTCTTTCTGTGCAGTGAGTCCATCAAGGATTCATAAAGATCTTGCTAGAGATATAACTGGTGGAgagattgaaattgaaaaattagcCTTTGATGAGGTCAAAATAAGGCAAAAGGACTTGCTTCCAGTTCTTGATCATTCTCAATCACACAGGAATGTTAG GGATGGAGATATCTATAAGACTTCATCGTCAGGAACTTTTCAAGCTAACAATGAACTCAATTATAATACAATCAAAG GGTCAAGAACTGCACAAATGTTATCTGATCTTCATGAAGCACTGCCTCATCAACCTGTAGGATTGTACGCAGTGAAGTCAAATCTTAATGAATCTGCTGATGTTCCATTTTCAGTGTCAGGACTTCATTCAGGACACCTTGGTAGTCTCCCTGTCATGGATGACTCTCTTACTAATGGTGCATTACAAAAGACAAGTAACTTGCCACGAAATAGTGGACTTGTAGATGATTGTACATCTACCTTCAGTGAGAGTATTAAGGATCCGAAGACATGCCGTACTGACATTGGATGGGAACAAGATAAACTACGCAACTCACATGATTCGGTACCTTTTCCCCAATATCTCAACAAGGGTTATTGTCAAGTATCCAAGCTGGATGACTGCAGTATGCCAACTGAAGCTGTTACAGATGCAAACAGCAAAAACAGCCACTACGAAAGTGAAAGCGAAGACACTGAGGAAGATATGGATAATGATGACATGATGGGAGGCATGTTCTTCAGTGAAG GAATCTAG